One Hermetia illucens chromosome 4, iHerIll2.2.curated.20191125, whole genome shotgun sequence DNA segment encodes these proteins:
- the LOC119655441 gene encoding uncharacterized protein C1orf131 homolog: MADGELLDIVPTRAMLQKGAKTVDFKATVFDTKSRNSLKSIGPKPPHTAEHQQKPNYSDDEFGEDFDDDLSEQKRRKPKRKDDTEFDMKRARHEVIRFGSSGFETQDKKRAQIALAVKLGARPPRNEYKNYKDLIAEKRQAKAQKESEQRMLQLGKNQVGVASVRCQPKKGLQKRRRDLGDISQHYGVTKPKLFKKKKRRN; this comes from the coding sequence ATGGCTGACGGTGAGTTACTGGATATTGTCCCAACGCGGGCAATGCTGCAGAAAGGAGCCAAAACAGTCGACTTCAAGGCAACCGTATTTGATACAAAATCCCGCAATTCCTTAAAAAGTATCGGACCCAAACCTCCACACACTGCAGAACACCAACAAAAGCCGAACTACTCCGACGATGAGTTCGGCGAGGATTTCGACGACGACCTGTCGGAACAGAAACGGCGGAAACCGAAACGGAAGGATGACACCGAATTCGACATGAAGCGGGCGCGCCACGAAGTCATCCGCTTCGGTTCGAGTGGTTTCGAGACGCAGGACAAGAAGCGCGCGCAGATTGCCCTCGCCGTGAAACTGGGAGCACGGCCGCCCCGCAACGAATACAAAAACTACAAAGATCTGATCGCTGAGAAAAGACAGGCAAAAGCACAGAAGGAAAGTGAGCAGCGGATGCTGCAGTTGGGGAAGAATCAAGTGGGCGTCGCGAGTGTTCGCTGTCAACCCAAGAAGGGGTTGCAGAAGAGGCGTCGGGATCTCGGTGATATCTCGCAGCATTATGGCGTGACGAAGCCTAAGTTGTTCAAAAAGAAGAAACGGAGGAATTGA